From one Takifugu rubripes chromosome 14, fTakRub1.2, whole genome shotgun sequence genomic stretch:
- the slitrk2 gene encoding SLIT and NTRK-like protein 2, which translates to MLSGVLFLSILTVTSLSPSETQSRKTSASKEICKNRCGCEERENILNINCESKGFTTVSQFHAPPNRISQLFLNGNFLSRISANEFVNYGNVSSLHLGNNGLQEIKIGAFNGLRTLKRLHLNNNNLEVIKEDTFAGLESLEYLQADYNYISVIEPGALSKLNKLKVLILNDNLLLSLPANIFRFVLLTHLDLRGNRLKMLPFAGVLEHIGGLMEIQLEENPWNCTCDLIPLKSWLDTISVFVGDIVCETPFRLHGKDITQLIKQDLCPRRNAAERIHPSDSHLQGVLPPTHHSGAIAPTRAPKASRPPKMRYRPTPRIGKDKHVFGPIMVYQTRSPVPMLCPSVCVCTSQSPDSGLNINCQERKLHNISELNPKPSIPKKLHLTGNYLQVLYKVDLMEYSSLELLHLGNNRIAVIQEGVFENLSNLRRLYLNGNYIEVLSQSLFVGLQSLQYLYLEYNIIKDILPETFNSLHNLQLLFLNNNLLRSLPDNVFGGTMLTRLNLRNNHFSYLPVRGVLDQLSAFIQIDLQENPWDCTCNIVALKNWMELSSTSVVVNEITCDSPSKHAGRLLRSLHNGAICPEPSEVPQLQYAPSTKATTLRSSGSEASTPSLAYSSIFSSVSPTESWIQTPELHPEVPLSVLILGLLVVFILSVCFGAGLFVFVLKRRKGVEHVLTTTNNLDLNSFQLQYGSYTPEPTQDKASESHAYNYIPPPIESMCKNPIYMQKDGEQVVYYRNLKELSFGPLDVKKNDVFGRGQGAFTISAVNFMAQPPASRGLTGPEPPEILYQNLGERPNKDLPTAASAPSFNYNFCTLPRRPCIVPPYEAATTQRHVVTRELLNKTVVYTTPSKYRSDHPAHNNQQPGLLAGKFQTQPDYLELLEKQTTMSQL; encoded by the coding sequence ATGCTGAGTGGCGTCCTCTTTCTGAGCATCCTTACGGTCACCAGCCTGTCGCCGTCTGAAACACAGAGTCGTAAAACTTCAGCCTCCAAAGAAATCTGCAAGAACCGCTGCGGctgtgaagagagagagaacatccTGAATATAAACTGCGAGAGCAAAGGCTTCACCACTGTCAGCCAGTTCCATGCACCACCCAATAGAATCTCCCAGCTTTTCCTGAATGGCAACTTCCTGTCGCGGATCAGTGCCAATGAGTTTGTTAATTATGGCAATGTTTCTTCCCTGCATCTTGGCAACAATGGCCTGCAGGAGATCAAAATTGGTGCTTTTAATGGGCTGCGCACCCTGAAGCGGCTTCAcctgaacaacaacaacctggagGTGATTAAGGAGGACACCTTTGCAGGACTGGAGAGTTTGGAATATTTACAGGCCGACTATAATTACATCAGTGTCATAGAGCCAGGAGCCTTAAGTAAGCTGAACAAGCTTAAGGTTTTGATCTTGAACGACAATTTACTCTTGTCTTTGCCTGCAAATATTTTTCGCTTTGTGCTCCTCACCCATCTGGATTTAAGAGGCAACCGCCTGAAAATGCTGCCATTTGCCGGAGTGCTGGAGCACATTGGTGGCCTCATGGAGATCCAGCTGGAAGAGAACCCATGGAATTGTACCTGTGATCTGATTCCCCTTAAATCTTGGTTGGACACGATTTCTGTCTTTGTTGGGGACATAGTATGTGAGACACCATTCAGGCTCCATGGCAAAGATATAACCCAGCTCATAAAGCAGGATCTGTGCCCAAGAAGGAATGCTGCTGAGCGTATCCACCCATCTGACTCACACCTCCAAGGAGTCCTGCCTCCAACCCATCATTCCGGAGCTATTGCTCCGACTCGCGCTCCAAAAGCTTCCCGCCCACCCAAAATGCGCTACAGGCCTACTCCTCGAATTGGGAAAGACAAACATGTGTTTGGACCTATCATGGTTTATCAGACTCGTTCCCCAGTGCCCATGTTGtgccccagtgtgtgtgtgtgcacttctCAAAGCCCCGATAGCGGACTAAACATCAATTGTCAGGAGCGCAAACTGCACAACATTAGTGAGCTGAATCCTAAACCATCCATTCCAAAAAAACTCCACCTGACTGGAAACTACTTACAGGTTCTTTACAAAGTGGATCTGATGGAGTACAGCTCCCTGGAATTGCTTCATTTGGGAAACAACAGGATAGCAGTGATTCAGGAAGGTGTTTTTGAAAACCTTTCAAACCTTAGGAGGCTTTACCTGAATGGAAATTACATTGAAGTGCTCTCTCAGTCCCTATTTGTTGGTCTGCAATCTCTCCAATATCTTTATTTGGAATATAACATTATCAAAGACATTTTACCAGAAACCTTTAACTCCCTTCATAACCTCCAGCTGCTTTTCCTTAACAACAACTTGCTACGGTCACTACCTGACAACGTTTTTGGTGGTACAATGCTGACAAGGCTCAACCTGCGGAATAACCATTTCTCATACCTTCCAGTTCGTGGTGTCCTTGATCAGCTGTCAGCTTTCATCCAGATTGACCTGCAGGAGAACCCTTGGGACTGTACGTGCAACATTGTGGCACTAAAGAACTGGATGGAGCTGTCTAGCACCAGTGTAGTGGTCAACGAAATCACCTGTGACTCACCATCCAAACATGCTGGTCGGCTGTTGCGCTCCCTTCACAACGGGGCCATTTGTCCAGAGCCCAGTGAGGTGCCTCAACTGCAATATGCCCCCTCTACAAAGGCCACAACATTAAGAAGCTCTGGAAGTGAGGCAAGCACCCCGTCTTTAGCCTACTCATCTATTTTTAGCTCAGTTAGTCCTACTGAGTCCTGGATCCAAACCCCTGAGCTACACCCTGAGGTTCCACTGTCAGTCCTGATACTTGGCCTTCTCGTAGTCTTTATTCTTTCAGTCTGCTTTGGTGCTGgtctctttgtttttgttcttaaaaGGCGCAAAGGAGTGGAACATGTTCTGACAACAACTAACAACTTAGATCTCAACTCATTTCAATTGCAGTATGGTTCATACACCCCAGAACCAACTCAAGACAAAGCATCTGAAAGCCATGCATATAACTATATCCCCCCACCGATCGAGTCCATGTGCAAGAACCCAATATACATGCAAAAAGATGGTGAACAAGTTGTGTACTACCGCAACCTGAAGGAGCTAAGCTTTGGGCCCCTCGATGTAAAGAAGAATGACGTGTTTGGTCGTGGCCAAGGGGCTTTTACCATCAGTGCTGTGAATTTTATGGCTCAACCTCCGGCATCGCGGGGATTGACTGGCCCGGAGCCTCCTGAGATTCTGTATCAAAACTTAGGAGAAAGGCCCAACAAAGATCTTCCCACAGCTGCCAGTGCCCCTTCATTTAATTACAACTTTTGCACTTTACCCAGGAGGCCCTGTATTGTCCCCCCATATGAGGCTGCTACAACTCAGCGGCACGTCGTCACCCGCGAGCTGTTGAACAAAACTGTGGTGTACACGACCCCCAGCAAATACAGGAGTGACCATCCTGCCCACAATAATCAGCAGCCAGGCCTGTTAGCCGGAAAGTTCCAAACACAGCCAGACTACCTGGAACTTCTGGAGAAACAGACCACCATGAGCCAGCTGTAA